CAGACTACACAATTTGTTGTTTTATAACCCTTCATCAAATCACCTCAATTACTAATATGATGACTGATTCGAAAAAATGAATAATGGTATCGCTTACATTGGTCAATTTATTCCACCCTATTGATCAATAGAGTACGTATTCGTTCCACTCTTTTGAAGCTAAACTAAGTGTAATAGTAAGGAGGGGCGATCATGAAGAACAAAAAGAAACTTAAAGAAGCTCTACTGTATCTAGCCTTTGTTGGCCCAGTACTGGCCGTCTTTACAGTTATCGTTCTCATTCCATTTGTTTTAGGGATGTATTATTCATTTACAAATTGGAATGGGGTAACAGGGGAAATTGTTTGGGTGGGTCTAGACAACTTTAAATATATCTTTACGGGTGATCCGCAAATTTTAAACTCTTTTCTCTTTACAACCAAATTTACGGTATTTGCAGTTATTCTTACTAACCTAATAGGGTTAACTCTTGCGGTAATCTTAACTCAAGCTCTAAAATCAACCAATATTTTACGAACAATCTTCTTTCTACCTAATTTAATTGGTGGACTTTTACTAGGATTCATTTGGCAGTTTATTTTTGTTAGAGGATTTGAGTCGATAGGAAAACTAACAGGCTTGTCGTTATTTCAATTACCTTGGCTTGGAGATGCCAATACAGCATTCTGGGGAATTGTAATCGTAAGTGTTTGGCAAGGTTCTGGTTATATCATGATTATCTATATAGCAGCTCTGCAAAACGTTCCACACGAACTAATTGAAGCAGCAAAAGTAGATGGTGCTAATCGCTGGCAAATCTTTAAGAGTATCACTCTACCATTAATTACTCCTGCCGTAACAATATGTTTGTTCTTAACGATTGCTTGGTCTTTTAAGATCTTTGATGTAAACGTTTCCCTAACTGGTGGGGGGCCGTTCAAGTCGACCGAGTCATTATCATTGAACATCTATACAGAAGCGTTTGTAAATAACCGATACGGAATTGGCGCAGCTAAAGCGTTCTTGTTCTTTATCATTGTGGCTACTGTAACGACGGCCCAAGTCATTTTTACTAAGAAACGAGAGGTGCAAGCGTAATGGAAAACAAATATACTGCGAGAACGTTT
The Anaerobacillus alkaliphilus DNA segment above includes these coding regions:
- a CDS encoding carbohydrate ABC transporter permease, with translation MKNKKKLKEALLYLAFVGPVLAVFTVIVLIPFVLGMYYSFTNWNGVTGEIVWVGLDNFKYIFTGDPQILNSFLFTTKFTVFAVILTNLIGLTLAVILTQALKSTNILRTIFFLPNLIGGLLLGFIWQFIFVRGFESIGKLTGLSLFQLPWLGDANTAFWGIVIVSVWQGSGYIMIIYIAALQNVPHELIEAAKVDGANRWQIFKSITLPLITPAVTICLFLTIAWSFKIFDVNVSLTGGGPFKSTESLSLNIYTEAFVNNRYGIGAAKAFLFFIIVATVTTAQVIFTKKREVQA